One part of the Humulus lupulus chromosome 9, drHumLupu1.1, whole genome shotgun sequence genome encodes these proteins:
- the LOC133801385 gene encoding L-type lectin-domain containing receptor kinase IV.1-like yields MFSTLPILLLLLFLSLTITVVPAPSQDDHGDLSFVFNGFKPGNLVLDGLAEITSNGLLRLTNNTNHRTGHAFFPNSVTFKATPNGTVSSFSTSFVFAIRPEFADVSGHGIVFVIAPTRGLPGSFPTGHLGLFNESNNGNATNRVVGVELDTVLNTEYKDRDVDHVGIDINGLTSVKAEPAGYFDEKTGGFTNLTLRSGKPMKLWVEYDAVKKQMNVTLAPAEAVKPQNPLLSLTEDLSPIIKDTMYIGFSSSTGSVTSDHYILGWSFKINGEALELDFSKLPNLPRVGPKPKSKLLTIGLPVICSSLAALAILSVVHIIRRRRKYAEVVEDWEVEYGPHRHRYKDLYMATEGFKDKNLLGRGGFGKVYKGVLPSKTEIAVKRVSHESRQGMREFVAEIATLGRLRHRNVLPLLGYCRRKGELLLVYDYMPNGSLDKYLYNNPKTTLNWHQRFGVIKGVASGLCYLHHQWEQVVIHRDVKASNILLDGELNGRLGDFGLARSYDHGADPETTHVAGTFGYLSPEHTRTGKATTSSDVFSFGAFLLEVACGRRPIERKGSSEEELVLVDWVFSCWSKGRITEAIDLNLIELDSEVSMEEIELVLKLGLLCSHSEPRARPSMRQVVSFLERDLPLPDLSTMGLTAAGLMFVHREGFGESAASMGLFPQVSSSLSSSIAESLLSSGR; encoded by the coding sequence ATGTTTTCTACGCTTCCGATATTGCTTCTCTTACTATTCCTAAGCCTAACCATAACAGTAGTGCCAGCTCCGTCCCAAGATGATCACGGTGATCTCAGTTTTGTCTTCAATGGATTCAAGCCAGGCAACCTGGTCCTCGACGGCTTAGCTGAAATAACCTCCAATGGCCTGTTGAGGCTCACGAACAACACGAACCACCGTACGGGTCATGCTTTCTTTCCCAACTCAGTAACCTTCAAAGCCACCCCAAACGGCACCGTTTCTTCCTTCTCCACCTCATTCGTCTTCGCCATCAGACCGGAGTTCGCGGATGTGAGCGGCCACGGCATCGTTTTCGTGATCGCTCCGACGAGAGGTCTTCCCGGAAGTTTCCCGACCGGGCACCTTGGCCTTTTTAACGAATCCAACAATGGCAACGCCACCAACAGAGTCGTCGGCGTCGAGCTCGATACGGTTCTAAACACCGAGTACAAAGACAGAGACGTCGATCACGTGGGGATTGACATTAATGGTTTAACCTCGGTTAAAGCTGAACCGGCGGGGTATTTCGACGAGAAAACAGGTGGGTTTACGAACTTAACTCTAAGGAGTGGTAAGCCGATGAAGTTATGGGTCGAATATGACGCTGTTAAGAAGCAGATGAACGTGACGTTAGCTCCGGCCGAAGCTGTTAAACCCCAGAACCCGCTTTTATCTTTGACCGAAGATCTTTCACCGATCATAAAGGACACCATGTACATTGGTTTTTCTTCCTCAACAGGATCTGTTACGAGTGATCACTATATTCTGGGTTGGAGCTTTAAGATTAATGGCGAAGCTCTAGAGCTTGACTTTTCGAAACTCCCGAATCTGCCTCGGGTCGGACCCAAACCAAAATCCAAGCTTTTGACAATTGGGTTACCGGTGATTTGTTCGAGCTTGGCGGCTCTAGCGATCTTGAGTGTAGTTCATATCATCAGAAGAAGGAGAAAATATGCAGAGGTTGTTGAAGATTGGGAGGTCGAATATGGACCTCATAGACATAGATACAAAGATTTGTATATGGCAACTGAGGGTTTCAAGGACAAAAATTTATTGGGTAGGGGAGGATTTGGTAAAGTCTATAAAGGAGTATTGCCCTCCAAAACAGAGATCGCTGTCAAAAGAGTCTCTCACGAATCAAGACAGGGTATGAGAGAATTCGTGGCTGAAATTGCCACTCTCGGCCGGCTCCGACACCGGAATGTATTACCCCTTTTAGGCTATTGTCGCCGGAAAGGTGAGCTTCTTTTAGTCTACGATTACATGCCCAATGGCAGCCTAGACAAGTACCTATACAACAACCCAAAAACGACACTAAATTGGCACCAAAGATTTGGGGTCATAAAGGGAGTTGCCTCGGGTCTATGCTACCTTCACCATCAATGGGAACAGGTCGTCATCCACCGTGACGTGAAAGCCAGTAACATACTACTTGACGGTGAGTTAAACGGCCGGTTAGGAGACTTTGGTTTAGCTAGATCGTATGACCATGGAGCCGATCCTGAAACAACCCACGTCGCTGGAACATTCGGCTACCTTTCCCCGGAGCATACCCGAACCGGAAAGGCCACAACGAGCTCCGACGTCTTCTCATTCGGAGCTTTCCTGCTTGAGGTGGCATGCGGACGACGGCCCATAGAGAGGAAAGGATCATCGGAGGAAGAGTTAGTTTTGGTGGACTGGGTTTTCTCATGTTGGAGCAAAGGGAGGATTACTGAGGCCATAGATTTAAATTTGATAGAATTAGATTCCGAAGTATCAATGGAGGAAATAGAGTTAGTATTGAAGCTGGGGTTGTTGTGTTCACATTCGGAACCGAGGGCGAGACCGAGCATGAGGCAAGTGGTCTCCTTTTTGGAGAGAGATTTGCCATTGCCGGACTTGTCTACAATGGGACTCACAGCGGCGGGGTTGATGTTCGTGCATAGAGAGGGTTTCGGTGAATCTGCAGCATCTATGGGACTTTTCCCTCAAGTGTCGTCGTCGTTGTCGTCTTCTATTGCTGAGTCACTCCTCTCCAGTGGTCGATGA